ATGATATCGTTATTGTTTGTACAGCTTGTTGCGCTCCCCCCAAACGGCCAAGAAAAAAATCAGCGAAAACAGGTTTAACTAATTGAATTCCTTTCTTTCAGCTGTGGATCCTTCCTGCCTTTGGCTGCCGGCCACAGTACGACAACGGGTTGGAACAGGAGACGTTTGGATTCAGCATATGGACCACAGTTCTCAATTTCGCCATTCCTTTGAACCTTTTCTACCGCATGCACTCAGTCGCCTCCCTCTTCGAGGTGTTCCGCCGGGTCTGACAGAATAGCAGATGACTGACAATGCCAGATAACATGCACAGGAACACTTGTCACCGTCGGCTCCCGAGAGTGTCTCACAGCGCAGGTCAACCGTTCAGGAGGCAGTCTGGGTCACACTTCAACAGACTTGAAAGCAAAGCCGTGGAGACAAACAATACGCAGATCCCTCAGTGTGGGGATTACAGAGGCAGACGAACCTATTAGTCTACGTTCCTTGAAGAATTACCTTGTATAACACAAGGCTTATTAAAGATGGTGAACCTTTGGTTTCAAGAGTTTCAAAAGGGCCCTTTGTACTTTTTGTCCTGTAGTCAAATTTCAGTAGGTTTTCCTCACTGGTGCATCATGTAAAATGCACATGTGGATCTGACACGCACATTTTGTACTGTTTCATGTTAGTAACTTAGTGGATATAGTAGACTACTCTAAAATACTACAGCTAAGCCACTGAAACATCGGTTAGTCTCAAACATCTAATAAGGTTCTAGTACTGTACTTAACAAAGCCACAAGTGCACCGTGTACCACTTGACCCATATTTTATCTGCATGTGAAATGTTCAATACTGTTTATGGATATGGTTCTCATTTAAGTAGTTTAATGTAACAGCGTGCAACACCTGAGCTACGAAGATAGTGACGATCCTAGCACTATATTTTGAATTATCTTTATTGAGTTGGACTATAGTTCTCAGAAGTAGCAGCTGCCTCTCTCAGTCATTTAAGGTTCATCAGTGTCCTTTGCATGTTGACTATCTGTTCTGTTAGGTTGAAGGGTGAGTTATGTTCAAAATTATGTTACTAGGTAGCACTGTTTTGATTATACTGGGGTCCTGTGATGGGTATCCACATTATATTGAGAAATGATAACAAATTTACTGTCAAAAGATGTTTCCCTTCTGCTCCCTGATAACATTGAATGCTATGCTACCGCGAAAAGGAACTGGTTTCGTATTGTTCACATCAGGTGCATCTATATTGTTAAAAGTCAGACTCTTGGATTAGAACAGCTCCAGGTTTATCACACCAATATAAAACAtactggtggaaaaaaaacaaatgttgctGGGATGACAACTGCTACACCAGACCAGAGATTGTATGTTTACACCTGAAAGATCGGCAATAAAAAGAccccattcttttttttaatataaaacacagatatacTGTATTCTTGTACTGTACAATTTTATATCAAATCAATGTATAATTTAAGTCAGACGTCCAGCAAGTTCTCAACCTGGTGCTacccactgtgtgtgttctcattaTATGTGCCAATCTGCGGTAAAATCCTTGTTTTTTCGGTGCAAACTTTAATGTTATATCGTCTTTGTAAATGCTGTCTTGCTGATCAGAATCATTCAGACACTGTGATACGATTCCAATGAAATGGTGCTCATATGAAATGACGTGTACAATAGTGATGAATGTATATCTTTCACCTATTGAAATAAAGAatagctttctttttttcatatgcGACACCTGCCACATCTCTTATGTTATCTCTTCTGGTGTTATCTGCCCGTCTTTACACTGAGGATCTCTTCGCTGACTGTTCCTGCATTTTCACTGCCTTTCTAAACGAGGCAGCAGTTGTAGTAGGCCGCTGCACCACAGGATGGCGCCACCTATTTATGTTTTTGCAGGAGTTTGATAGGACAGTCCTCAAGCTCGTGTActaaaagggggaaaaaacaggttGGTTTGCTGCGACATcacttctttttaaatgtctgctgAAAACAGAAGGATCTCAATAAAACGCACAAAGACGcagttaaataattaaaaaaaaaacaaaacagaaataacagaaatgaTCACAAAACCACAATTGTGTTAATTTGGGTTGTGAGTTAATATGAATTACTAATGATCCGGTAACTATTCAGAATATAAATATAGACCCACAATAACGTGATTCATattgttttgtgattttatttctcGTATGCATCAACAATATTCAACCTAAAGGCATTTCAGACATTACCCCTCAGTGGCCTCGGTCAGACAGACAATTCCATGGGCATCACACTTTTAGCATGATAATTCATTGGCCGTGGTCACCACAGACATGACTAATGTCTGTAGTAGCACAGACATTAGTCATGTCTGTATGTAAAGAGCGGGTTGCCTCCTGACATGACATCCCGAGATTATAGGTTACTCCAGAGAATTTGGCATCGGGAGATTATTTTGACGTTGTGTCAGAACGAtttgacaggcaggcagacacatCTAAAAATATCCGTGACGTTTCAAAGCCGGAaacagcgctgctgctgctgctgctgctgctcctgcacgGACACACCACGACGCGCAGTGCGCACGGAGCTCCTGGCTTTACATGCCCGCtgagagtgtgaatgtgactCACCTGTTCAGGCAACTCCGAAAAGTGGGTGAGGTATGACCTCCAGTGTCAGAGGGCAAACAAGCAGCAGTAttgttgtgacttctctgatgtGGAGGGATGTATAGAAACCGTCCCTCTTGGAAAGTCACCACATCCTTATATGTTCCTATTCCTCTTGACAAATCATCCTGCAGCACCCTGACCGTATATGTTAACACGTACCATgcatcctctctgactctcttacctaaacattcacagagaagacacacacatacatgtaacaCAGCAGATGCACATAACATATCAGATACCACAGTATCCTGTGATAATCTGTGAAAGACTGATTTTTCCATATTCAAAAAGAgccatttgctttttttttttttttttcatgaaggCGCACTCGTCTCAATTATACTGAAGCTGAGAATGTGTGTTCAAACTGTTTTAGTGGTTTTACTATGCACTGGAGTCCCACTTTCTGCGAGGGGAGTAATAAAAGTATTAATCAAATTTGGGTCATTTCATGCTTCAAGGCTGTAAAACAGTATtctgatagatagatagatagatagatagatagatagatagatagatagatagatagatagatagatagagtgcTGAGTTGCTGAGGGGACCATGGAGAGATTATGCTCCTGGTTGTTTGctttttcagcaccatggacagctctGCCTGTGCTGTCACTTTTGGCTCAGCTCTCTTTAAGTCCTTGCGGTGTCTGCAACCGATGTGCTGCACATGAAACACGTTTAAATCCTCCCAGTAGCTGGTGTTAATAGTATTCTTGCCTCTATATTCTACACACAGTGATCCTACACCAAAACACTCCCTGCTGTCACTCGATCCTGTCACTGCAGTACTGTGTGAGGTCAAATATACATAATGCGCACTGGAGAGGATAGACATTCCACAACTGGCACACGGCTCTCGACTGACTTGGAGTTTGTAATTGCGCACTTTGAAACCAAACGACAAAAAGCCCTTAAAATGTCGAGGGCTTCCTCACACCCTTTTTTCTAACGCAGTACACTGGTGTGCGTAACAGCACGCACAAAGGAGGCGTGATGTTGTCTGCGCCCAGCCCTGGTTAGGTTAGTGTGTGTTAGGGACTCCCTCCTCACCCACGCCGCGCTCAGGATACCTTGGGCTGAGGGATTCACAGAATTAGCCAGGTCAGACGACCGGACCGGCAAGGCTGCAACATGCGCTCGCCACCGCTTGCTGCGTTTCAGCCCCTCAGCGCACCTGGCACGTCGCTCGGCTCAGTTTTGACGCGCTCACTGTTCTCTTTCCGTCTGTTTTACGCTCCACATCAGGCTTTCAGCCGAGCGGGTCAATGGGGACAATACGGTGAGTGGCTGATAACTGCGCCCGTCCCCGCGCACGAAGCAATGGACTGCAGTTTTACTTGAAGAGCCACATGGAGAACCCAGCCAAGTATCTCTCATCGGTGCAGGGGATTGACTCTGTGCCGGCACCCCTCGGAGAGATTATGTGGAACAGCACCGAAACGGAGGCAACAAACGACGGTGGGAAGGATATGGTGGTGCGTACGGTGACGGGCTGTCTGCTGTCCCTGCTCATCCTATGGACCCTGCTTGGAAACATCCTGGTCTGCTCCGCGGTGCTGCGCTTTCGGCACCTGCGGACCAAAGTCACCAACATTTTCATCGTCTCCCTGGCTCTATCGGATTTATTCGTGGCCGTCCTGGTGATGCCCTGGAAAGCTGTGGCAGAGGTGGCGGGGTACTGGCCGTTTGGCACTTTCTGTAACGTTTGGGTCGCTTTTGACATTATGTGCTCCACCGCCTCCATCCTCAACCTCTGCATTATCAGCGTGGATAGATACTGGGCCATCTCGAGCCCCTTCCGCTACGAGAGGAAAATGACCCAGCGAGTTGCCTTTGTTATGATTAGCATCACTTGGACGTTGTCTGTGCTCATTTCATTCATACCGGTCCAGCTAAACTGGCACAAAGCCAGCGATGACGACGTGGCTGGGGCGCACAACTCCTCCACGAGTCGGCAGATGGAGGAGAACTGCGACTCCAGCCTGAGCAGAGAGTACGCTATATCGTCCTCTTTGATAAGTTTCTACATCCCCGTGGCAATTATGATTGTGACTTACACCCGAATATACAGGATTGCACAAATACAAATCAGAAGAATAGCTTCCCTGGAGAGAGCGGCTGAGCACGCACAAAGTTGCAGGACCAACAGAATCGAGTGCCAACACCACAACACCTTGAAAACGTCTATCAAACGGGAGACCAAAGTGTTCAAAACTCTGTCGGTGATTATGGGTGTCTTTGTGTGCTGCTGGTTACCTTTCTTCGTCCTAAACTGCATGGTCCCGTTCTGCGACAGACCGGCCACAGACCGGGACGCGGGTCTGCCGTGCGTCAGCGAGACGACTTTCGACGTCTTCGTGTGGTTCGGCTGGACCAACTCCTCCCTGAACCCCATCATTTACGCCTTCAACGCAGAGTTCAGGAAGGCCTTCGCCAGCCTCTTGGGCTGTCGCAATTTCTGCTCCAGCACCCCCGTGGAAACTGTTAACATCAGCAACGAGCTGGTCTCATATAACCAAGACACCCTCATCCACAAGGAAATTGCGAACGCCTATGTCAACATGATCCCCAATGTGGTTGAATGTATTGAGCACGAAGAGACCTTTGACAGGATTTCACAGTTTTCTCATAACAACGAAAACGCCACCGACTCGGTTTGTGACTTGGAGGACTGCGAGGCAGATATCAGTCTAGACAGGATGTCACCGTTCACACCCAATGGATTACATTGACTCCACACCTTGTGTCTCCCCGTGCGTAACTGGATGTATTGATAATAATGCCATCGTTCATTCAGCTCCCATGTCCCACAGGCTCCTCGCCGCAGGGAGCCCACAGGTCAGGGCCTGCTGGGCTACTGAGCAGTGCCCCTTGCAGCTAGTGAGGGATCTAGAGACTTGCCCATTGACACTTCAGCAGGGGCGCATGTCTCTGTAGCCATCAGGCCACCCTGCCACCGCTTTGCGTCATATTTGACATGTGATGTTGTTGTCCTGTTCTGAAAAAAAGTGATGTGTAGGTGTTTATTTACATGACAAGTGAagtctgtgttcatttgttcaAAGGTCCAGTGTAGTTGAAGCTGTTGTTTACGGGAAGGGTTTACTCAGAACGTCCGTCTCTCatgtccacctgtccacaggAGAAAATGTTTGTAAAGACTCACCTGAGGAATCATTTTGCGAACCTTTTTGCTGCTTACAAACCTCATGTGTACCCAGCGCCCGTCTTTCCACTGAGTATGAAAACTGAGGGCAGCCTTACAGACAGTGCAACCAAGATAGTTTCCACTCAAATGCAGTCATTTCAGCGCCTTATAGCTTATTCAAAGAAGAGTTTTGAGACAAGAAAGGAATGTGTCGTGTGGAGTTTAAGTTACATGATGCCAAAATGCAGTATTAAAGTGTTTACCCACTGCACCCACCCCCTGTGACTCCTCCAGCACACCTGCTCTGCACCACATGGACTGTTATGCAGTCTGATCCAGGCTCAGATGGCCGGAGGCTTTGATGGAGCAAAACATGATGTAAAAAGGCGCAAAGTTCAAAGCTATAACCATATAAAAGTGAGCCTGTTTACACTGGAATCACTAATCCAAATCTTATTTCAACAGTAAAACCTGTTACTCCTTTGTGTGATCTTTCTCATTGAGGCCAAAACTACTGAATGATTCTGCTTTATCAACCAGAGTCAGCTCTTACCGaactaagaaaagaaaagaaagaatcaAGACCGTCCTGAATGACCAAAGATGCCGAGGAGTGAGTCAATTACTCCAACACAATAAGGCTACAGCGTTTTGTCAACTGGAGGGATTGTTTCTATAGACAGCCCACACACATGTGAGGCTAGTGGGCCAACTCAACTGGATGTCATACATCACCTCTCCCACACCTTTCTCTATCTTTGTACTGTACAGATGACCTGATCTGAATGTATACTACTGTCCTTTAAACAGTGAAGTGTGTCATCATTTGTCTAATAAAATGCTGTCATGCTGAGAGGAACAGACTGCTCTGGTATCTTCTTGAAGGTGACTTCAGCGTTCATGGGTTTCACGAACGGACAAAAGGTTGTACGCTCGGATGGTTCTGACCTTTAGTTTAACTTTCATTTTAGCCGTACTCAGCTGCGTCACGCGTGTCCACCTCAGTCCCTActtctttttaaagttttttttttttttgtggcattttgcCTCCTTTGGACAGTTTGACAGCAGGGATTGACAGGAATGATTGGTAGAGAAACAAAGAGCGAGAGATGACATGCAACAGAGTCCCCCGGCGGACTCCAACTGGGGATATTGTGGTTTTATggagtgcttttttttttttgctccttctcctccatgaCATTTCTTTAGACTGAGCTGTCTTCCACAGGTTCAGACAGCTGATATATTTCCTCTGGCAGAGGCAAAGAGGTTTTCCTACCGATAAGAACACCAcagttgtgtgtgcatgcaaagtAATAAAAAGAGCAAATCTGGGAGCAAAGGGCTCCCTGAAGTGGAGGCCAAGTTCTTTGTGTACTTCACATGCTCAGTTTAATTTCTCTGAACCAACATCATTACTTGATATGAAACTCTCCTTTTATACCAGTACTTAAAGCCAGTAAAACAGCACAATACCTCAGTAACAACCCACTGTTGAACTGCCAACAGCATCTGTCAGTTCAGCCATTCTGCCtgcaaaaatacataaaaccCACTGTGTGCAAATCTCTCCACTGTTTCCATTTTATATAGGCCTTGGCACATGTGAGTTAAcagaagaaatgtgtttttctacatgaataaatacataaatatctaaatgaaaacatttatctcAACCTATACGTTCTACCTGAAATTGTCTTTTATTCTGGATGCTCACGTCTTCACAGGCTCAAAGCTTTTTTCCTCTGTAGGAGCGAAAACATGCATATAGCAGTTGTATAGAATAAAGAAGAATAAAGTCTCTAccagcacggtggtgcagtggttagcactttctgtgtggagtttgcatgctctccccgtgcttgtgtgggctcagtccggcttcctcccacagtccaaataCATGCAGGTCACATTagctggtgactctaaattgcccgtaggtgagagtgagtgagtgtttgtctgtctctatgtgtcggccctgtgattgcctggagaccagtccaggatgtaccccgcctctcgcccaaagtcagctgggattggctccagcccccccccccacgcgcgaccctgaaggataagcagtatagacaatggatggatggaaagtCTGTTAGCCGATTATTTTAGGGCCCTTTTTGTCCATATTTTGCCTGCATACCACAGGGAAGCCATTTGCTGCAATATATTCATGTGCAGCATGACAGAGATGGTAATTAATCCTATAATCCAACAGTGTAACtcagttttgcatttttaaatcttTCTGTCTACTTTTTCTGAACCCAAGTTTCCGTTGCCTTATGCTGTGTTCACTGTCATTCATGTGACTTACACAGGCAGCAGAGGAAAATGTACTGAGAGCCTTaacttaaaggggaactccacc
This region of Pempheris klunzingeri isolate RE-2024b chromosome 2, fPemKlu1.hap1, whole genome shotgun sequence genomic DNA includes:
- the drd5a gene encoding D(1B) dopamine receptor — encoded protein: MENPAKYLSSVQGIDSVPAPLGEIMWNSTETEATNDGGKDMVVRTVTGCLLSLLILWTLLGNILVCSAVLRFRHLRTKVTNIFIVSLALSDLFVAVLVMPWKAVAEVAGYWPFGTFCNVWVAFDIMCSTASILNLCIISVDRYWAISSPFRYERKMTQRVAFVMISITWTLSVLISFIPVQLNWHKASDDDVAGAHNSSTSRQMEENCDSSLSREYAISSSLISFYIPVAIMIVTYTRIYRIAQIQIRRIASLERAAEHAQSCRTNRIECQHHNTLKTSIKRETKVFKTLSVIMGVFVCCWLPFFVLNCMVPFCDRPATDRDAGLPCVSETTFDVFVWFGWTNSSLNPIIYAFNAEFRKAFASLLGCRNFCSSTPVETVNISNELVSYNQDTLIHKEIANAYVNMIPNVVECIEHEETFDRISQFSHNNENATDSVCDLEDCEADISLDRMSPFTPNGLH